Proteins from a genomic interval of Gossypium hirsutum isolate 1008001.06 chromosome A09, Gossypium_hirsutum_v2.1, whole genome shotgun sequence:
- the LOC107888587 gene encoding probable flavin-containing monooxygenase 1, whose product MESEKKRIAIIGAGISGLMACKYTLEKGFNPIVFEARSGIGGVWSQTIESTKLQTPKDFYQFSDFSWPREVKETYPDHTQVLEYLHAYALHFNIFPRVKFNSKVTCIDYVTSSAADLHSWDLWGGSGEPFSPWGKWRLTVRNGQNPSASAPTDQVYQVDFVILCIGRYSDLPNIPDFPLNKGPEVFNGKVLHSMDYAAMDDDVAADLIKEKRVTVIGFQKSAVDIAAEVANKNGATHPCTLLFKTAHWIVPEYLLPLVFQGLNRFTELMIHKPGEGFFIWLLAMLLSPLLWIFSMSIECYLKYMYPLKKYNMVPTHRFLKQISSCMFTVLPANFYDRIKDGSLFLKKSQSFSFCRNGLIVQGESKPLLSDIVILATGYKSEEKLKNMFSSTLFQKCIAVSSTPFYRECIHPQIPQLAILGYADSPAILYSTEMRSKWLAHFLAGNFTLPTISKMEENVMEWEKCKRRDEKESYGRSCVSTLLQIYCNDQLCKDMGCNSRRKNWFLAELFAAYGPKDYKDLS is encoded by the exons ATGGAGAGTGAAAAGAAGAGGATAGCCATCATAGGTGCTGGAATTAGTGGCTTAATGGCATGTAAGTATACACTAGAGAAAGGTTTCAATCCCATTGTGTTTGAAGCAAGGAGTGGCATTGGTGGAGTTTGGTCACAAACAATAGAGTCTACTAAGCTACAAACACCCAAAGATTTCTATCAGTTTTCTGATTTTTCATGgcctcgtgaagtgaaagagacTTACCCTGATCACACCCAAGTGTTGGAATACCTCCATGCCTATGCTCTTCACTTCAACATCTTTCCTAGGGTCAAGTTCAACTCCAAGGTAACATGCATCGATTATGTCACATCCTCTGCTGCAGATTTGCATTCTTGGGACTTATGGGGTGGCTCCGGTGAGCCATTTTCTCCCTGGGGGAAATGGCGTCTCACCGTACGAAATGGTCAGAATCCATCTGCTTCTGCTCCAACAGATCAG GTGTACCAAGTGGATTTTGTGATTCTTTGCATAGGAAGATATAGTGACTTGCCAAATATTCCTGATTTTCCATTGAACAAAGGACCTGAAGTATTCAATGGCAAGGTGTTACATTCCATGGATTATGCTGCAATGGATGATGATGTTGCCGCTGACTTAATCAAAGAAAAACGAGTCACAGTCATTGGATTTCAGAAATCAGCAGTGGATATAGCAGCAGAAGTTGCTAACAAAAACG GAGCAACTCACCCATGTACACTGCTATTCAAGACGGCTCACTGGATTGTCCCCGAATATTTACTCCCACTTGTGTTTCAAGGCTTGAACCGCTTCACAGAGTTAATGATCCACAAGCCTGGTGAAGGTTTCTTCATCTGGCTCCTAGCCATGCTGCTTTCACCTCTG CTCTGGATATTTTCAATGTCGATCGAGTGCTATCTCAAGTACATGTATCCATTGAAGAAATACAACATGGTACCAACACATAGATTCCTCAAACAAATTTCTTCATGTATGTTCACAGTTCTGCCAGCTAATTTCTATGACAGAATCAAAGATGGCAGTCTTTTCTTGAAGAAATCACAAAGCTTTAGCTTCTGCAGAAATGGTTTAATTGTACAAGGCGAATCTAAACCTCTGTTGTCTGATATCGTAATTCTTGCCACTGGATACAAAAGTGAAGAAAAGTTGAAGAACATGTTCAGCTCAACTTTGTTCCAAAAATGTATTGCTGTGTCATCAACCCCATTCTACAG GGAATGCATTCATCCTCAAATCCCACAGCTAGCGATACTTGGATATGCAGATAGTCCAGCAATCCTGTATTCCACTGAAATGAGAAGCAAATGGTTAGCACATTTTCTTGCAGGAAACTTCACGTTACCAACAATAAGTAAGATGGAAGAGAATGTTATGGAGTGGGAAAAATGCAAGAGAAGGGATGAGAAAGAGAGCTATGGAAGGTCTTGTGTGAGTACATTGCTCCAAATATACTGTAATGATCAACTATGCAAAGACATGGGATGCAATTCTAGAAGGAAAAATTGGTTTCTTGCAGAGCTATTTGCAGCTTATGGTCCTAAGGACTACAAAGACTTATCTTAA
- the LOC107889867 gene encoding cyclic dof factor 3 yields the protein MNLEVTYGPSDKRDALSIENESTGLETSKTDEDRNETSNPEEKTLKKLNKVLPCPRCNSMDTKFCYYNNYNVSQPRHFCKNCQRYWTAGGTMRNVPVGAGRRRSKNSSSHYRHVIVSEPLRNACDDETMCNTTQNRFHRPEELNIHVSYRRGKNGVEHLNGSSIATSNDEVYKAGSQDQMMQNCRSFPPHMPCFPGFFLPYSWNSARWSSPLPPPTFCPPSFSMPFYPTAPYWGCALPTSWNVPWLPQPSSEMQTVPSSGSNSLSLGKHSRDEDMGKPCSIGKDEPVNENNAERCLWISKTLRIGDPGEASRNSIWVTSGSKNDKSDSIGDVRLFKGFQSKGDERNQVLETSPILQANPAAFSRSINFQESS from the exons ATGAATTTGGAGGTGACCTATGGGCCAAGTGACAAGCGTGATGCACTTTCTATCGAGAATGAAAGCACTGGTTTAGAAACTAGTAAAACCGATGAAGATCGTAATGAGACAAGTAACCCAGAAGAAAAAACCTTGAAGAAATTGAACAAAGTTCTTCCATGCCCTCGATGCAACAGCATGGATACCAAGTTTTGTTACTACAACAATTACAATGTGAGTCAACCGCGACACTTTTGTAAGAACTGCCAAAGATACTGGACTGCTGGAGGGACGATGAGGAATGTACCGGTGGGCGCTGGACGTCGAAGGAGCAAGAACTCATCCTCTCACTATCGTCACGTGATTGTCTCTGAGCCCCTGCGGAATGCATGTGATG ATGAAACAATGTGCAATACCACACAAAACAGGTTTCATAGGCCTGAGGAGTTAAATATTCATGTTTCTTATAGACGTGGAAAAAATGGGGTCGAGCATTTGAATGGATCATCGATTGCAACTTCAAATGATGAGGTCTACAAAGCTGGGTCACAAGATCAAATGATGCAGAATTGTCGAAGTTTTCCACCTCATATGCCATGCTTTCCTGGATTCTTTTTGCCTTACTCATGGAATTCAGCTCGGTGGAGCTCACCTCTACCTCCACCGACTTTCTGCCCTCCAAGCTTTTCGATGCCTTTCTATCCCACAGCTCCATACTGGGGTTGTGCTCTACCAACCTCATGGAATGTCCCTTGGCTTCCTCAACCTTCCTCTGAAATGCAAACGGTCCCAAGTTCTGGTTCGAATTCTCTATCATTGGGTAAGCATTCAAGAGACGAGGACATGGGGAAACCATGCAGCATCGGAAAAGATGAACCGGTGAATGAAAACAATGCTGAGAGGTGCCTTTGGATTTCGAAAACATTAAGGATCGGTGATCCAGGGGAAGCATCAAGGAATTCTATATGGGTCACATCGGGTTCAAAGAATGATAAATCGGATTCAATAGGCGATGTAAGACTGTTTAAAGGATTTCAATCAAAGGGTGATGAAAGGAACCAGGTTCTTGAAACATCTCCAATCTTGCAAGCAAATCCAGCAGCATTTTCTAGGTCAATAAACTTCCAAGAGAGCTCATAA
- the LOC107889866 gene encoding uncharacterized protein: MGKSHQTSSKRSREFSAKSNASIGFSSRNKNKQHAVSKAQTTSIASIGSARLKRPECAQCGKRHFSECHGNERSCFKCGSLDHFIRSCPEMVEKDKDQCEKLGNTPSRGRPHKNPISRGSNRGTPRDAAVRSKGREPVKTYAICVCKEVAPPDVITVDCERKVIELKCESRDVFRVESGEADSLPVIISSLTTERYLRKWCETYLVFVLNTQVSEMKIKSVLVVCEYPNVFPKELPGLPPTREVEFGIELVPSAVLISISLYQMTPTKLKELKV, encoded by the exons ATGGGAAAATCACACCAGACCTcatccaagagatcgagagagttttCTGCTAAATCAAATGCGTCAATAGGATTCTCGAGCAGAAATAAGAACAAGCAGCATGCAGtgtctaaagctcaaaccacttctatcgcgaGTATTGGTAGTGCTCGGCTAAAAAGACCAGAATGTGCACAATGCGGTAAACGTCATTTCAGTGAGTGTCATGGTAATGAAAGAAgttgtttcaaatgtgggtcgCTGGACCATTTTATTCGTAGTTGTCCCGAGATGGTCGAGAAAGATAAGGATCAATGTGAGAAATTGGGTAACACTCCTTCAAGGGGTAGACCACATAAGAACCCAATAAGTAGGGGTAGTAATAGAGGTACACCTAGAGATGCTGCTGTAAGGTCCAAGGGTAGAGAGCCTGTAAAGACTTACGCCATTTGCGTCTGTAAAGAGGTTGCGCCTCCCGATGTAATTacag TGGATTGTGAACGAAAAGTTatcgagttgaaatgtgaaagcAGGGATGTTtttcgggttgaatcaggtgaagCGGATAGCTTGCCTGTAATAATATCGTCTTTGACCACggaaagatatttgagaaaatggTGCGAAACTTATCTCgtttttgtgttgaatactcaagtatcTGAAATGAAGATCAAGTCAGTACTAGTGGTATGTGAGTACCCAAATGTGTTTCCGAAAGAATTACCCGGATTGCCCCCaactagagaagttgagtttggtatcgagttagtccCTAGTGCGGTACTTATCTCTATTTCTCTATATCAGATGACTCCGAcgaagttaaaggagttgaaagtgtAG